In Pseudomonas sp. MM213, a genomic segment contains:
- a CDS encoding SDR family NAD(P)-dependent oxidoreductase — MSNSKKVIVITGASQGLGAGMVKAFRDLDYKVVATSRSIKPSTDPDILTVAGDIGNPEVAQQVIREAIARFGRVDTLVNNAGIFVAKPFTQYTAEDYANVLSVNLNGFFYITQLAITEMEKQGSGHVVNITTSLVDHAIDGVPSVLASLTKGGLNAATKSLAIEYAKRGIRVNAVSPGIIKTPMHGEETHAALGALHPVGHMGEISDIAQAVVYLDSANFVTGEILHVDGGQSAGH, encoded by the coding sequence ATGAGCAATTCGAAAAAAGTCATCGTAATTACTGGCGCTTCCCAAGGTCTCGGCGCCGGCATGGTTAAAGCGTTCCGTGATCTGGATTACAAAGTTGTCGCCACTTCCCGTTCGATCAAGCCATCCACCGATCCGGACATCCTCACCGTGGCCGGCGACATCGGCAACCCGGAAGTCGCTCAACAAGTGATCCGCGAAGCCATAGCACGTTTTGGCCGCGTCGACACCCTGGTCAACAACGCCGGTATCTTCGTCGCTAAACCATTCACGCAGTACACCGCTGAAGACTACGCCAATGTGCTGTCGGTGAACCTGAATGGCTTCTTCTACATCACCCAACTCGCGATCACCGAGATGGAAAAACAAGGCAGCGGCCACGTCGTCAACATCACCACCAGCCTGGTCGACCACGCTATCGACGGCGTGCCATCGGTACTGGCTTCGCTGACCAAAGGTGGCTTGAACGCGGCGACCAAATCCCTGGCCATCGAATACGCCAAGCGCGGGATTCGGGTGAACGCGGTCTCCCCAGGCATCATCAAGACGCCGATGCATGGCGAAGAGACTCACGCAGCGCTGGGCGCTCTGCACCCGGTCGGGCACATGGGCGAGATCAGCGACATTGCTCAGGCGGTTGTTTATCTGGATAGCGCCAACTTTGTTACCGGCGAAATCCTGCACGTTGATGGTGGGCAGAGCGCGGGTCACTAA
- a CDS encoding DUF6124 family protein, protein MRNLVYGPFSASRHYRMCWSVTMQMGGQVHLASTSVITMDVGDRETGPSRNSLLGVHQILMMAELSVNRALDQLDSIE, encoded by the coding sequence ATGAGAAATCTCGTCTATGGGCCGTTCTCTGCCAGTCGTCACTACAGGATGTGCTGGTCAGTGACAATGCAAATGGGTGGTCAAGTCCATCTGGCATCCACCAGCGTAATCACCATGGATGTGGGAGACCGAGAGACGGGACCAAGTCGCAACTCCCTGCTGGGCGTTCACCAGATTCTGATGATGGCAGAACTCTCGGTGAACCGGGCGCTGGACCAACTCGACTCGATTGAATAG
- a CDS encoding toll/interleukin-1 receptor domain-containing protein: MLFQSWAGVGEAANHARAGCNGLSRRLVFDGRRSDDKPVIEDVTPYLTNEGQPVWYDKINIDYGETIVTAIQQGISSSGAVVFFVTPHFLMSLVAKTVSSKLLEPDPRTKPGTPIFLKKAAGKGPSRRPAVLSQ; encoded by the coding sequence GTGCTTTTCCAGTCGTGGGCGGGTGTTGGCGAAGCTGCCAACCACGCGCGCGCAGGCTGCAACGGTCTTTCGAGGCGATTAGTCTTTGATGGCAGGCGCTCGGATGACAAGCCAGTTATTGAGGACGTTACCCCATATCTGACAAACGAGGGCCAGCCTGTTTGGTATGACAAAATCAATATTGATTATGGTGAGACCATCGTTACGGCAATTCAACAAGGCATATCCTCATCTGGTGCCGTGGTGTTTTTCGTTACGCCTCACTTTCTGATGTCTCTTGTTGCAAAAACGGTTAGCTCAAAGCTGCTGGAGCCAGACCCACGCACCAAACCAGGAACACCAATATTCCTGAAAAAGGCAGCCGGGAAGGGCCCGTCACGACGCCCTGCGGTGCTCTCACAATGA
- the rffA gene encoding dTDP-4-amino-4,6-dideoxygalactose transaminase: MEDKTIQFNRPYMTGKELYYIAEAKFGNILAGDGPFTKRCHEWLTERTGSSKALLTHSCTAALEMSALLLDIQPGDEVIMPSFTFVSTANAFVLRGGVPVFVDIRPDTLNLDETLIEAAITPRTKAIVPVHYAGVSCEMDTIMEIARRHNLKVVEDAAQGVMAAYKGRALGSIGDFGAFSFHETKNVISGEGGALLVNDPEYVLRAEIIREKGTDRSRFFRGEVDKYTWQEVGSSFLPGDMIAAFLWAQLEEAEQITQARLAIWQRYHELLAPLETSGALRRPIVPADCQHNAHMYYVLLPADVPRQPVLDGLKREGINSVFHYVPLHSSPAGKRYGRVHGTMDNTVSLSERLLRLPLWVGMSIEQQERVVEVLRGELFR; this comes from the coding sequence ATGGAAGACAAAACGATCCAGTTCAATCGCCCCTACATGACGGGGAAAGAGCTTTATTACATCGCTGAAGCCAAGTTCGGAAATATCCTCGCCGGCGATGGCCCGTTCACCAAGCGGTGCCATGAGTGGTTGACCGAACGCACGGGTTCGAGCAAGGCCTTGCTGACCCACTCGTGCACGGCAGCGCTGGAAATGTCCGCGTTGTTGTTGGACATCCAGCCGGGTGACGAGGTCATCATGCCCTCGTTCACGTTCGTTTCCACGGCCAATGCCTTCGTTTTGCGCGGCGGCGTTCCCGTGTTCGTCGATATCCGTCCGGATACCCTGAACCTGGATGAGACGCTGATCGAGGCGGCCATCACACCGCGCACCAAGGCAATCGTGCCGGTTCATTATGCGGGCGTGAGTTGCGAGATGGATACGATCATGGAGATTGCCCGGCGTCACAACCTGAAGGTGGTCGAGGACGCGGCGCAGGGGGTCATGGCCGCTTACAAGGGCCGTGCTCTGGGCAGTATCGGGGACTTCGGCGCCTTCAGCTTCCATGAGACCAAGAACGTCATTTCGGGCGAGGGCGGCGCATTGCTCGTCAATGATCCTGAGTATGTGTTGCGCGCAGAAATCATCCGCGAAAAAGGCACTGACCGTAGCCGTTTCTTCCGCGGCGAGGTCGACAAATACACTTGGCAGGAAGTCGGGTCGTCATTCCTTCCAGGGGACATGATTGCCGCGTTTCTCTGGGCGCAGTTGGAAGAGGCCGAACAGATCACGCAGGCGCGGCTTGCCATCTGGCAGCGGTATCACGAATTGCTGGCGCCGCTGGAAACCAGCGGGGCACTGCGCCGCCCTATCGTGCCGGCCGACTGCCAGCACAACGCGCACATGTACTACGTGCTGCTGCCCGCAGATGTGCCGCGACAGCCGGTGCTCGATGGTCTCAAGCGAGAGGGAATCAATTCGGTCTTCCATTACGTGCCGCTGCACTCCTCGCCGGCTGGCAAGCGATACGGCCGTGTCCATGGCACCATGGACAACACGGTGAGCCTCTCGGAGCGCTTGCTGCGACTGCCGCTGTGGGTAGGCATGTCGATCGAGCAGCAGGAGCGTGTGGTGGAAGTCTTGCGGGGCGAACTGTTTCGCTGA
- a CDS encoding alpha/beta fold hydrolase, with translation MDCTKVIELVEKFWHATVPNQRREVFKYLRTTVPPEHLTLFDGLVDNKRNGLQDSPNSKILVLIHGIHTDGSWQKQIQAQMKTVPNLQVHDLGYDVVTGIQLACPFRSGPINKVVRDIRIIKSEEPMAKIFVIAHSFGTYITSKILAEHPDISFEKIILCGSIIRRDFPWALYAKGMRKEAIVNDVGTRDIWPIVATITTLGYGSSGRRGFQNGSVTDRYFDYEHSDFFELKNNHAEKYWRPLIQDEQIVPSAWDEHKPKSSFMLLLASHPLIGRIPVFIIYLLLIPTLFTILWKGISKLIGML, from the coding sequence ATGGACTGCACTAAAGTTATTGAGCTTGTAGAGAAATTCTGGCACGCCACAGTACCCAATCAAAGAAGGGAAGTTTTTAAATATTTAAGAACTACAGTACCACCAGAGCATCTAACTTTATTTGATGGTCTAGTAGACAACAAGAGAAATGGTTTGCAAGACAGCCCAAACTCTAAAATTCTTGTTTTAATCCACGGTATACATACTGATGGGTCGTGGCAAAAACAGATCCAGGCACAAATGAAAACGGTGCCGAACCTGCAGGTCCACGATTTGGGTTACGACGTAGTAACGGGAATACAGCTTGCGTGTCCATTTCGGTCCGGCCCAATTAACAAAGTCGTCAGAGATATTAGAATAATAAAAAGCGAAGAGCCAATGGCAAAAATTTTTGTGATAGCTCACAGCTTTGGCACGTATATAACTAGCAAAATACTCGCAGAACACCCTGACATTTCTTTCGAAAAAATAATATTGTGCGGTTCTATTATTCGCAGAGACTTTCCTTGGGCGCTTTATGCTAAGGGTATGCGCAAAGAGGCAATAGTCAATGACGTGGGGACAAGAGATATATGGCCGATAGTTGCTACAATTACAACGCTTGGCTATGGCAGCTCTGGTCGTAGAGGATTTCAAAACGGCAGTGTAACAGATCGTTACTTTGATTATGAACACAGCGATTTTTTCGAACTTAAAAACAACCATGCTGAAAAGTATTGGCGCCCCCTGATTCAAGATGAACAAATAGTTCCATCAGCGTGGGATGAACACAAGCCGAAATCAAGCTTCATGCTGCTACTTGCATCACACCCGCTGATTGGTCGCATACCTGTTTTTATAATCTATCTGCTACTCATCCCGACTTTATTTACTATTCTCTGGAAAGGTATTTCCAAGCTAATTGGAATGCTATAA
- a CDS encoding tachylectin-related carbohydrate-binding protein, giving the protein MSEELKGDEVYVTVATAIPYVQYVAKAYEIIMEMWQFGRESETDKAIRLLNDRVGKLEQNVRVLDDRLSELEVRVAQGENRARLNRIREHTIELVASARMLLSHPEDAADVANNTLDRLRAMIEDDDLWMWSDAIRKPDDAAPDWRQAAPRFKGMPLSSFAVGTMLWAFAAQAAITAGGSRATYVANAEEILRWVSTRTDFVRYETPPVSIAERFRDAVRVEIDILTRYVNPAGNCEYGFAAVNDIDRSRKLIRNVDIHVGPGPVAALCMPDPRIAEVDEAILEDETPEIRTLMLVEEAVSRIKNRGSLADPWIGEFPGWTAHRLTLYGIEPNGNLRRFEIETTTALVEPPPVAKIGEVVGIGWQNFADVFCTYNTVMYAFLDDGAIDWYREDDVAEGPAGWAGPTRVRPPRGFMPLGSSSTYINGGGGSFYNVWVRSNNLQIKRSLERMVHGDPRNGNGLFGDGVVVVPEWPGYTAVFGGDDGVIYGIDETGDLYWHKHSQELNKLDGPVKIGNGWNGFARVFAFGEGFIAGQYANGEMMLYHFQQWRWGPKGEAPVWHGPVRVGGTQWRGFQRLIPMIGDAPPIIA; this is encoded by the coding sequence ATGTCTGAAGAGCTTAAAGGTGATGAGGTCTACGTCACGGTCGCAACAGCGATTCCCTATGTGCAATACGTCGCCAAAGCGTACGAAATCATCATGGAGATGTGGCAGTTCGGGCGCGAGAGCGAGACCGACAAAGCAATCCGGCTTTTAAATGACCGAGTCGGGAAGCTTGAGCAGAACGTCAGAGTGTTGGACGACCGGCTCAGTGAACTCGAAGTACGGGTGGCACAGGGCGAGAACCGCGCTCGGCTAAACCGGATTAGGGAACATACAATCGAGTTAGTCGCTTCGGCTCGCATGCTCTTGAGTCATCCGGAGGATGCCGCGGACGTCGCCAATAACACGCTCGACCGCCTTCGAGCCATGATCGAGGACGACGATCTGTGGATGTGGAGCGATGCCATCCGCAAGCCCGATGATGCCGCACCGGACTGGCGGCAGGCCGCACCGCGGTTCAAGGGTATGCCACTGTCGTCATTCGCAGTCGGAACGATGCTGTGGGCGTTTGCCGCGCAGGCGGCAATCACTGCGGGTGGATCGCGTGCCACCTACGTCGCGAATGCCGAAGAGATACTGCGATGGGTGTCGACTCGTACTGACTTCGTCCGCTATGAAACGCCGCCTGTGTCTATCGCCGAAAGATTCCGTGATGCTGTGCGGGTCGAGATCGATATCCTGACCCGCTACGTAAACCCAGCGGGCAACTGCGAGTACGGGTTCGCCGCAGTCAACGACATCGACCGAAGCCGCAAGCTGATTCGCAATGTCGATATCCACGTCGGGCCGGGGCCGGTGGCGGCATTGTGCATGCCCGACCCACGCATCGCTGAAGTAGACGAGGCGATCCTGGAAGACGAAACGCCCGAGATCCGAACGCTCATGTTGGTCGAGGAGGCGGTCTCGCGCATCAAGAACCGCGGCAGTCTCGCCGACCCGTGGATCGGGGAGTTCCCCGGTTGGACAGCGCACCGATTGACACTGTACGGCATCGAACCCAACGGAAACCTTCGTCGCTTTGAAATCGAAACGACAACTGCGCTCGTCGAGCCACCCCCTGTCGCCAAGATCGGGGAAGTTGTGGGCATCGGTTGGCAGAACTTCGCTGATGTTTTCTGCACCTACAACACGGTGATGTATGCCTTCTTGGACGACGGCGCCATCGACTGGTATCGCGAGGACGACGTTGCCGAGGGGCCCGCCGGATGGGCAGGTCCCACGCGCGTTCGCCCACCACGGGGCTTCATGCCGTTGGGGTCCTCCAGTACATATATCAATGGCGGTGGGGGGAGCTTCTACAACGTGTGGGTGCGCAGCAATAACCTACAGATTAAGCGCTCACTGGAGCGGATGGTTCATGGTGATCCGCGCAACGGCAACGGCTTGTTCGGTGACGGCGTCGTGGTTGTACCCGAATGGCCCGGCTACACGGCCGTGTTCGGCGGCGACGACGGTGTGATCTACGGGATCGACGAAACTGGCGATCTGTACTGGCACAAGCACTCGCAGGAGCTTAACAAGCTCGACGGACCGGTGAAGATTGGCAATGGGTGGAACGGCTTCGCCCGTGTTTTCGCGTTCGGCGAAGGTTTTATCGCGGGACAGTATGCGAACGGTGAGATGATGCTCTACCACTTTCAGCAGTGGCGATGGGGGCCCAAGGGTGAGGCACCTGTGTGGCACGGACCCGTGCGGGTAGGGGGCACGCAGTGGAGAGGGTTTCAGCGCCTGATCCCGATGATCGGCGATGCACCGCCCATCATCGCCTGA
- a CDS encoding protein kinase domain-containing protein, whose translation MSYSTGDLIDDRYIVSGVCSDSGGMGQILFVEDATKENSGRLVLKYCREEDDEYIKRFRREVRLLEGFAGNSKVVSVLDSNVRHEPPYFVMDYYHNGDLTRIIDEIAGSPEKQESIFNQMIDCISELHSQGVYHRDIKPQNFLIGKRGIVVSDFGLGMEPGSSSRFTSSSMFWGTQGYLPPEFGNGGFKGADETGDIFMLGKSLYVLLTRQNPTYLMEGVIHPALFHVIERACELDKKRRYQNLSDMKQALQMAYDVIIGRGGRLGQVNQLISSISDRLANENKFSSAKVIEFINSLGLLDDDDKIRICLEIDRDFISLLVLPKLVSYVPSFLKIYSLMVADAQYSWAFAEVIAKNMKVIFEGEDVSHRARARALELAIDSAHQMNRFAAMNTCESMIASVTDEELAVYIVDVMQRNNHSFIEEIEPSQCKSSAIKKYLKSL comes from the coding sequence ATGAGCTATAGTACAGGCGATTTAATTGACGATCGATATATAGTTTCCGGTGTTTGCAGTGATAGTGGGGGGATGGGGCAGATCTTATTTGTAGAGGATGCCACAAAGGAGAACAGCGGTAGGTTGGTTTTGAAATATTGTCGCGAAGAGGACGATGAGTACATCAAACGGTTTCGAAGAGAAGTTAGGCTTTTGGAGGGGTTTGCGGGGAACTCCAAGGTTGTTAGCGTCCTAGACAGTAATGTGCGCCACGAGCCTCCATACTTCGTGATGGACTACTACCATAATGGCGATTTAACAAGAATTATCGATGAAATTGCGGGTAGCCCTGAAAAGCAAGAATCTATATTCAATCAGATGATTGATTGCATTTCCGAGCTTCATTCCCAGGGCGTATATCACAGAGATATAAAGCCACAGAATTTCTTAATAGGTAAGAGGGGCATCGTCGTATCGGATTTCGGGCTTGGCATGGAGCCCGGGTCCTCGTCCAGGTTTACGAGTAGCTCAATGTTCTGGGGGACTCAGGGATATCTGCCGCCCGAGTTTGGGAACGGTGGATTTAAAGGTGCAGATGAAACCGGCGACATATTTATGCTCGGCAAGAGCTTATATGTTCTACTTACCAGACAAAATCCTACTTATCTGATGGAGGGGGTAATACATCCAGCGTTATTTCACGTGATTGAAAGGGCGTGCGAGCTTGATAAGAAGAGACGATATCAAAATCTATCGGATATGAAACAGGCGCTCCAGATGGCCTACGACGTTATCATCGGACGTGGAGGGAGACTGGGGCAGGTCAATCAATTGATATCATCAATATCTGACCGGCTGGCTAATGAGAACAAATTCAGTTCGGCCAAAGTTATTGAGTTCATCAATAGTTTAGGGTTGCTCGACGACGATGATAAAATACGAATTTGCCTAGAGATTGATCGTGATTTCATTTCTTTGCTAGTACTTCCGAAACTGGTGAGTTACGTACCATCATTCTTAAAAATTTATTCTTTGATGGTCGCCGATGCGCAGTACAGTTGGGCTTTTGCTGAAGTGATTGCTAAAAACATGAAGGTGATATTTGAAGGGGAAGATGTTTCCCATCGAGCTAGAGCTAGAGCGCTTGAGCTGGCTATTGATAGTGCCCATCAGATGAACAGATTTGCAGCTATGAACACCTGTGAGTCAATGATAGCGTCTGTCACTGATGAAGAGCTAGCTGTTTATATTGTGGATGTGATGCAAAGGAATAATCACAGTTTTATTGAGGAGATTGAACCGTCGCAGTGTAAGTCAAGTGCCATTAAAAAATATCTGAAGTCATTGTAG
- a CDS encoding protein kinase domain-containing protein, whose translation MKAFRFLFEAFARMLTGTSNAVKEKNFFDMTGLSLLEGRYRLHKEVSGGKSSTGFFGVDEETGRDVFVKFCIFPRSELERARFRNEASFLKGQALFNGIIKKTPEYLAGGELFDGKILYLVTERIHGTLLLDWFGEKFCNASLKDRLTVAYRVFGAAEHFSMFVTHRDLHPGNIILLNEDIDLHSKRPDYKTIILDWGQSYSRMHFEYSENDSDDMVTIHNGIGREITNSFYNLPPETFIDWEASGSEYNKYDSWAMGLLLYKLVTGKDLFSFKNIGEYAAAQKRIEWEVKFGLFDLSTYATSAAPILSKLIVRLLRKDPKDRMFIQEARNALWFILVEDFMPSDFGMIQRFLDAPNYFDEVEWKHFDSEPFDYF comes from the coding sequence ATGAAGGCATTCCGTTTCCTATTTGAGGCTTTCGCACGCATGCTAACCGGCACCAGTAATGCCGTCAAAGAAAAAAATTTCTTTGACATGACAGGCCTTTCCCTTCTAGAGGGAAGGTATAGACTTCACAAGGAAGTCTCAGGCGGAAAAAGCTCGACAGGGTTCTTTGGTGTAGATGAAGAAACAGGCAGAGATGTATTCGTTAAGTTTTGTATCTTTCCTCGCTCTGAGCTGGAACGAGCAAGATTTAGAAATGAGGCGAGTTTTCTGAAGGGGCAAGCTCTTTTCAACGGAATTATAAAAAAGACACCGGAATATTTGGCAGGCGGTGAACTGTTTGATGGAAAGATCCTCTACTTGGTCACGGAAAGGATTCATGGAACACTTCTGTTAGACTGGTTTGGAGAAAAGTTTTGCAATGCGTCTCTGAAAGATCGGCTCACGGTAGCGTACCGAGTATTTGGGGCCGCCGAACATTTTAGCATGTTCGTAACTCACCGAGACTTGCATCCAGGAAACATTATTCTTCTAAATGAAGATATCGATTTACATTCTAAGCGGCCAGATTATAAAACCATCATTTTGGACTGGGGTCAGTCATATAGCAGAATGCACTTCGAGTACAGCGAAAATGATAGTGACGACATGGTCACCATTCATAATGGCATCGGGCGAGAGATAACCAACTCGTTCTATAATCTACCTCCCGAGACCTTTATCGACTGGGAGGCTTCGGGATCTGAGTACAATAAGTATGATTCTTGGGCTATGGGGCTGCTATTGTATAAATTGGTAACCGGGAAAGACCTGTTCTCTTTCAAAAATATTGGGGAATATGCTGCGGCGCAGAAACGGATTGAATGGGAGGTTAAGTTTGGCTTGTTTGATCTTTCTACGTATGCGACGAGCGCGGCGCCAATACTATCCAAGCTTATTGTGCGATTGCTGCGGAAGGATCCTAAAGATCGGATGTTTATTCAGGAAGCAAGAAATGCGCTGTGGTTTATCTTGGTAGAGGACTTTATGCCGTCAGATTTTGGCATGATTCAGAGATTTCTTGACGCACCTAATTATTTTGATGAAGTTGAGTGGAAACACTTCGACTCTGAGCCCTTCGATTATTTCTGA
- a CDS encoding integrase domain-containing protein has product MALVGRRDGRNFGYGRQLSYAGPQALRDLFGGGHYGTVKAHSDRWQAFVRWCRSEHGPGFNDARQIDRQTLLDYAGYLRQQVEQSAIGIATAQNRLSSVNRTLAALRGDQYVKIVSPSKALGMRRTCVRQSVPQGQDRKQVKRVVDVLCEHQMPRAAAIAQLARAAGMRLREAILADLPRLKREAEHCGKINIQDGTKGGRSGASAPRWIRVDDHIREALRFAEQVLPDGSHNLLTPNESYLDFQREIVRAARDILHKHNLKGFHELRAAYACERYEQITHHTAPINGGHCYQLDRRLDQDARVQISYELGHNRIVVVAAYIGGRA; this is encoded by the coding sequence ATGGCACTGGTCGGTAGACGTGACGGGCGGAACTTTGGCTATGGGCGGCAATTGAGCTATGCCGGACCGCAGGCATTGCGCGATCTGTTTGGCGGCGGGCACTACGGCACGGTCAAAGCGCACAGTGATCGCTGGCAGGCGTTTGTTCGGTGGTGTCGATCGGAGCATGGACCAGGATTTAACGATGCGCGACAAATTGATCGGCAGACCTTGCTGGACTACGCCGGATATCTGCGTCAACAAGTTGAACAAAGCGCTATAGGCATCGCCACCGCGCAAAACCGATTGTCCAGCGTGAACCGGACCCTGGCTGCGCTTCGCGGTGATCAGTATGTGAAGATCGTGAGTCCGAGCAAGGCGTTGGGAATGCGGCGCACCTGTGTTCGTCAATCGGTGCCGCAAGGCCAAGACCGCAAACAGGTGAAACGGGTCGTCGACGTACTCTGCGAACACCAAATGCCACGCGCCGCCGCCATCGCTCAGTTGGCGCGAGCCGCCGGCATGCGCTTGCGCGAGGCCATTTTGGCCGACTTACCGCGCTTAAAACGTGAGGCCGAACACTGCGGCAAGATCAATATCCAGGATGGCACCAAAGGGGGCCGCTCAGGTGCCTCGGCACCTCGCTGGATCAGGGTGGATGATCATATTCGCGAAGCGCTGAGATTCGCCGAACAGGTCTTACCCGACGGCAGCCACAACCTGCTTACGCCGAACGAAAGCTACCTCGATTTCCAACGGGAAATCGTCCGCGCCGCACGGGACATCCTCCATAAGCACAACCTCAAAGGCTTCCACGAATTGCGGGCAGCCTATGCGTGCGAACGCTATGAGCAAATCACCCACCATACCGCTCCCATCAACGGTGGCCATTGCTATCAACTCGACCGACGCCTAGATCAGGATGCCCGAGTACAAATCAGCTATGAGCTGGGGCACAACCGTATCGTCGTGGTGGCCGCTTACATTGGTGGTCGAGCATGA
- a CDS encoding tyrosine-type recombinase/integrase, giving the protein MPRLAIPLSDLQCRTAKTRERAYKLFDGGGMYLFVKPNGVKTWRLKYTKPNGKEGTLIIGNYPIVTLSVARRKRDEAKALLLDNLDPMEEKKKAKIVAQRAALLFETVALEWHADMSRRWTEGHAKTVMSRLRTHVFPLIGQRPIAELDTHDLLEITQRIKERGTMDVALRVQNYLSTIMRGAKRARQITMNPALDLAGSIHAPRTVHRPALSLNRLPELLHRIDNYNGRELTRLAVLLTLHVFVRSSELRFARWSEFDLQRAMWEIPDTRAPIEGVRNSTRGTKMNGDIQMVPLSPQVIEILERLRSLSRFSELVLPGDHKYWKPMSENTVNTMLRNVGYDTSKDVCGHGFRTMACSALLESGLWTDAAIERQMSHKERNRVRAAYIHKAEFLEQRRLIMAWWSNYIDANRHGHVTPHEFAHPVGDNITALQNSRGASKHG; this is encoded by the coding sequence ATGCCACGTCTAGCGATCCCTCTCAGCGACCTGCAATGCCGCACGGCCAAAACCCGCGAACGCGCCTACAAACTGTTCGACGGCGGCGGCATGTACCTTTTCGTCAAACCCAATGGCGTGAAGACCTGGCGCTTGAAGTACACCAAGCCCAACGGAAAGGAAGGTACGCTCATCATCGGCAATTACCCCATCGTTACCCTTTCCGTCGCACGACGTAAGCGAGACGAAGCCAAGGCATTGCTGCTCGACAACCTCGACCCCATGGAAGAAAAGAAGAAGGCCAAGATCGTAGCCCAGCGGGCGGCACTGCTTTTCGAAACCGTTGCTCTGGAGTGGCACGCCGACATGTCCCGTCGCTGGACCGAAGGACACGCCAAAACCGTGATGAGCCGACTGCGTACCCACGTCTTCCCGCTGATCGGCCAACGACCCATCGCTGAACTCGATACCCATGACCTGCTAGAGATCACCCAGCGCATCAAGGAACGCGGCACCATGGATGTGGCGTTAAGGGTACAGAACTACTTATCCACCATCATGCGCGGGGCCAAAAGAGCCCGGCAGATCACCATGAACCCGGCACTGGATCTGGCAGGCTCAATTCACGCGCCGCGCACAGTCCATCGCCCGGCCCTATCCCTCAACCGCCTACCCGAACTGCTACACCGGATCGACAACTACAACGGTCGCGAGCTGACGCGCCTTGCCGTCCTGTTGACGTTGCATGTATTCGTCCGCTCCAGCGAACTACGCTTCGCTCGATGGAGTGAGTTCGACCTTCAACGCGCCATGTGGGAAATCCCAGATACGCGCGCACCGATTGAAGGGGTACGCAACTCCACACGAGGGACCAAGATGAACGGCGACATTCAAATGGTTCCGCTATCGCCGCAGGTCATCGAAATACTGGAGCGCCTGCGCAGCCTCAGTCGTTTTTCAGAGTTAGTGCTCCCGGGAGACCACAAGTACTGGAAGCCCATGTCCGAGAACACGGTGAACACCATGCTCCGCAACGTCGGCTATGACACCAGCAAGGACGTGTGCGGCCACGGCTTCAGGACCATGGCCTGTAGCGCCCTGCTGGAGTCCGGGTTATGGACCGACGCAGCCATCGAAAGACAAATGAGCCACAAGGAACGCAACCGCGTGCGCGCCGCGTATATCCACAAAGCTGAATTTCTGGAGCAGCGTCGGCTGATCATGGCGTGGTGGAGCAACTACATCGATGCTAACCGCCATGGGCATGTGACGCCCCACGAATTCGCTCATCCAGTCGGCGACAACATCACCGCCCTACAAAATAGCCGTGGCGCATCCAAACATGGGTAA